In Grus americana isolate bGruAme1 chromosome 4, bGruAme1.mat, whole genome shotgun sequence, one genomic interval encodes:
- the SPARCL1 gene encoding SPARC-like protein 1, which produces MKAVALFICLVGSAFAIPTHPSNYKLGTQEQKTPEKTEDINLEAPKEENTGYVDNGDFLPSHKNLKLEVSVPDAEHRDEPQTTRKQGRTGSEHQVKNSLKSINFLALHNKPVLASDNQDSDSGSSGREQSSSEHYPFRRHEKHSNTANQHVLGNAENPVGALSLDRERNIWKYNKNTVGLLEENSESDEEGVEEDGEWDEETDSRNMKHKVHQTNQGNQYKRQQNENSMQSDEILKDSSQPIRITKRHGEKFDLEERKNSQKQPFKEEILLSQKTHNENQDDKWQSQQRKDNIQVNYQSDHNTVVERQGTEDSNDDDDDGHDSGDVDGEEDLSNTWKEAAYEEEERIQSNDQESTGTEHEGEGTTEDDTAVHRGTKDYQDVKIKDFIHSEQNDYEPPNSDSKQKLETSSSVQSMNSMESEDKVKPTGSSYGETESASNRSEKGLLGLLDPCRNFHCKRGKVCHGDKQGKPRCICQDPAACPSTKDYEHVCGTDNKTYDGTCQLFGTKCQLEGTKMGRQLHLDYMGSCKYIPHCTDYEVDQFPLRMRDWLKNILMQYYERDLDSSGFLTEKQRSKVKKIYQNDKRLVAGDHAVELLLHDFEKNYHMYVYPVHWQFHQLDQHPVDRLLTHSELAPLRASLVPMEHCITRFFQECDGDQDKLIALKEWCHCFGIKEGKLKRTGRCTRQNIPIEMRHILRLQRMGKRL; this is translated from the exons ATGAAGGCTGTAGCTCTCTTCATTTGTCTTGTAGGATCAGCTTTTGCTATTCCA ACCCACCCGTCAAACTACAAACTCGGAACCCAGGAACAGAAAACTCCAGAAAAG actgaagaTATTAATCTTGAAGCCCcaaaggaagagaacacaggGTATGTAGACAACGGTGATTTCCTGCCCAGTCACAAAAACTTAAAACTAGAGGTATCAGTACCAGACGCTGAGCACAGGGATGAGCCCCAGACAACtagaaaacaaggaagaactggtAGCGAACATCAAGTGAAAAACAGCCTAAAAAGCATCAATTTCCTTGCACTGCACAATAAACCGGTTTTGGCTTCTGATAACCAGGACAGTGACTCTGGAAGCAGTGGCAGAGAACAGTCCAGCTCTGAGCATTACCCATTCAGGAGACATGAGAAACACAGCAATACGGCCAATCAACATGTTCTGGGTAATGCAGAAAATCCAGTGGGTGCCCTCAGTCTTGATCGTGAACGTAACAtatggaaatataataaaaatacagttggCCTATTGGAAGAAAATAGTGAAAGTGATGAAGAAGGTGTGGAAGAGGATGGGGAATGGGATGAAGAAACTGATTCCAGAAATATGAAGCACAAAGTCCACCAGACAAATCAAGGTAACCAAtacaaaagacagcaaaatgaaaacagtatgcAATCTGATGAAATCCTGAAAGATTCCAGTCAACCAATCCGAATAACCAAGAGACATGGTGAGAAATTTGACCtagaagagaggaagaacagCCAGAAGCAGCCctttaaagaagaaatcctCCTCTCTCAAAAAACCCATAATGAAAATCAAGATGACAAATGGCAAAGCCAACAGAGGAAAGACAATATTCAAGTAAACTATCAGAGTGATCACAACACAGTGGTGGAAAGACAAGGTACAGAGGACAgcaatgatgatgatgatgatggtcATGACAGTGGTGATGTTGATGGCGAGGAAGATCTCAGCAATACCTGGAAAGAAGCAGCCtatgaagaagaggagagaatCCAGAGTAATGACCAGGAGAGCACCGGTACTGAGCATGAAGGGGAAGGAACCACCGAAGATGACACTGCAGTTCATAGAGGCACCAAGGATTACCAAGATGTCAAGATTAAAGACTTTATTCACTCTGAACAAAATGATTATGAGCCACCTAATTCTGACAGCAAGCAAAAACTGGAAACAAGCAGCTCTGTTCAGAGCATGAATTCAATGGAAAGTGAAGATAAG GTTAAGCCTACAGGCAGCTCCTATGGTGAAACGGAAAGTGCAAGCAACAGGAGTGAGAAGGGTCTCCTGG GATTGCTAGACCCATGTAGGAACTTCCACTGCAAAAGAGGTAAAGTCTGCCATGGGGACAAGCAAGGGAAACCCAGGTGTATTTGCCAAGATCCTGCTGCTTGCCCCTCCACCAAAGACTATGAGCAT GTTTGTGGTACGGATAATAAGACTTATGATGGCACATGTCAACTCTTTGGCACCAAATGTCAACTTGAAGGGACAAAAATGGGACGCCAGCTGCACCTAGACTATATGGGCTCCTGCAAAT ACATCCCCCACTGTACTGATTATGAAGTGGATCAGTTCCCCCTCCGGATGCGAGACTGGCTCAAAAACATCCTTATGCAATATTATGAACGTGATCTGGATAGTTCTGGATTTCTAACCGAAAAGCAAAGGAGTAAG GTCAAAAAAATCTACCAGAATGACAAGCGCCTTGTGGCTGGCGACCATGCAGTTGAGTTGCTCCTGCACGACTTTGAGAAAAATTATCACATGTATGTGTATCCGGTGCACTGGCAGTTTCATCAGCTTGATCAGCACCCTGTtgacag attattaaCACACTCGGAGCTCGCGCCTTTGAGAGCCTCCCTTGTTCCCATGGAACACTGCATAACCCGTTTCTTCCAAGAGTGTGATGGAGACCAAGACAAACTCATTGCTTTGAAGGAATGGTGCCACTGCTTTGGGATTAAGGAAGGTAAACTTAAAAGAACAGGCAGATGTACACGACAAAACATTCCTATTGAGATGAGGCACATTCTCAGACTACAACGTATGGGAAAGAGATTGTAG